AACTGAAGTACAGCCTACAGAAGAACAGAAAAAAGCATTACTTTTCTCTCAGAGAGTTGTGAAATATGTGAAGTCTAATGCAATCGTAGTTTCCAACGGAATTCAGGCATTCGGTATCGGCGGCGGACAGGTAAACAGAATCTGGGCGACTCAGCAGGCTATCGAAAGAGCAAAAGAAAAATTCTCCGGAGATTTGGTATTGGCTTCAGATGCATTTTTCCCTTTCCGTGATGTGGTAGATTTCTGCGCTCAGGAAGGTATCAAGGCGATTATTCAACCAGGTGGAAGTGTAAAAGATCAGGATAGTATTGAGGCCGCAAACGAGCACAATATTCCAATGATGTTTACAGGTGTCAGACACTTTTTCCACTAATTAAAATAGAATTAAAAAATAATTAGGGATTGTATTTTTTAGCATTCAAAATTATATATTTGTAAAATAAGACTAGATAATAATATAAAGTATGAGAATATTAATCATAGGTGAAGGCGGTAGAGAATCTGCTTTAGCGGCAAAGCTTCAGAATGACTCAAGAATTTCTAAAATGTTTTTTGCCAACGGGAATGCTACTACCGATGTAATAGGGAAAAATGTTCATTTATCGGAAATCAAAGAACTTAGAGATTTCGCCATTAAAGAAAAGATTGATCTTACGATCGTAGGTCCGGAAGCTCCTCTTGTAGCGGGTATTAAGGACGAATTTAAAAAACACGATCTTAAAGTTTTCGGTCCTACTCAGAAAGTAGCGAGCCTTGAAGGTAGTAAAGCTTTCTCTAAGAAATTTATGCAGACCTATGATATCAAAACAGCTAAAGCTGTGGTATTTGATTCATATAACGAAGCTATAGAGTATGTGAAGACCCAGCAGTATCCTTTAGTAGTTAAAGCAAGTGGTTTAGCTGGAGGAAAAGGTGTTGTGATCTGTGATACTCTGGAAGAAGCTGAAGCTACAATCCATGATTTTATGATCAGAAGAATCTATGGAGATGCTGGTATTCGTTTAGTTATTGAAGAATATTTACAAGGTTTTGAAGCGTCTATTATTGCTTTCTCTAACGGAGATAAATTATTTCCATGTGTAGCAGCAAAAGATTATAAAAAAGCTGGAAACGGAGATACAGGACCTAACACAGGAGGTATGGGTTCAATCGCACCAAGTCCGGAATTTACTCAGGAGCACTATGCAGATTTTGAGAAAAATATCTTAGAACCTACCATTAAAGGTCTTAAAGCTGAAGGTTTCGGATTTAAAGGAATCATCTTCTTCGGATTGATGGTAACGAAAAACGGAGCTTACCTTCTTGAATACAACATGAGATTCGGAGATCCTGAAACTCAGGTATTGATGGCGTTGATGGAAAACAACCTTCTTGATGTGATCCAGGATTGTATGGATGGAAAAGATATTCAGCTTAAATTTAAAGACGAAAAAGCAGTTTGTCTTGTAATGTGTTCAGGAGGTTATCCAAGAAACATCGAAACAGGTTTCGAAATTACAGGAGAAGATAAACTAAAACATAGTAAACTATTATATGCAGGAGCAATCAGCAAAGGAGACAAAGTGGTTTCCAACGGTGGTAGAGTTCTGAACATTGTAGCTACCGGTGCTACTTTCGAAGATGCCCGCAAAAAAGTTTACGAAGACGCAAGTCACGTACATTTCGATTACGGCTTCTACAGAGACGACATCGGAAAGTTTTAATAAAAATCACGAAAAAAGATTTGGAGCCATTCCAAGTCTTTTTTTGTAAAACAGTTAATAATTAGAAGTTAGAGGCTAGAGGTTAGAAATGAGTTGGTTGAAGGTATATTTGGAAATGATCTCCAAGCCAGAAGCCATTAGCCAGCGGCCATTAGCACTATCATTTATCAATCATCATTTATCAATTATCAACAATGAACAACGGTATTATTATTTTAGATTTCGGATCCCAGTACAACCAGCTTATCGGAAGAAGAATCCGTGAGATGGGTGTATATTCTGAGATCTTGCCTTACAATACACCATTACAAGATATTTTAGCAAAACAGCCAAAGGGAATCATCCTTTCCGGCGGACCAAGCTCTGTAAATGCAGAAAATGCCCACCTGGTTGAAAAAGCTTTATATGAGCAAGGAGTTCCTGTGTTGGGAATCTGTTACGGAATGCAGATGACTGCTCACCTTTTAGGAGGTAAAGTAAACAAAGGAGAAAAAGGAGAGTATGGTAAAGCAAACCTTGAGATCGTTAAAGAAAGCTCTTTATTGAAAGGAGTTACTCAGAACTCTGTAGTTTGGATGAGCCACTTTGACGAAGTAGGAGAACTGCCTGCAGGGTTTGAATTAAATGCGAAATCAGGCGTAATTGCTTCTATCTCTAATGAAGAAAGTAAAATCTACTGTGTTCAGTTCCACCCGGAAGTTTCTCATACAGAAGAAGGAGGAAAAATGCTTGAAAATTTTGTTTTCGGAATCTGTAACTCAGAGAAAAACTGGAAACTGACGAACTATATTGAAAAAACAGTTGAGGAAATCCGTGAGAAAGTAGGAGACAACAAAGTAATCCTTGGACTTTCTGGAGGGGTAGACTCTTCTGTAGCCGCAGTTTTGATTCACAAAGCAATCGGTGATCAGTTAACTTGTATCTTCGTAGATACAGGATTATTGAGAAAGGATGAAGGTAAAAAAGTAATGGATCAGTATGGAGAGCATTTCCATATGAACATTAAAATGGTGGATGCTCAGGATAGGTTCCTTTCAAAACTAGCTGGAGTAGACGATCCTGAAGCGAAAAGAAAAATCATCGGTAATGAGTTCATCCATGTATTTGATGAAGAATCTCACAAAATTGAAGGCGCTAAATTCTTAGCTCAGGGGACTATTTATCCTGATGTTATCGAGAGCCAGTCTGTAAACGGACCTTCTGCAGTAATCAAGTCTCACCACAACGTTGGAGGACTTCCTGAAGATATGGAATTCGAATTATTAGAGCCACTAAGAGAACTTTTCAAAGACGAAGTAAGAAGAGTAGGAGAAGAATTAGGTATTCCTCACCACATGGTATACAGACACCCTTTCCCAGGTCCGG
The nucleotide sequence above comes from Chryseobacterium sp. 7. Encoded proteins:
- the purD gene encoding phosphoribosylamine--glycine ligase; its protein translation is MRILIIGEGGRESALAAKLQNDSRISKMFFANGNATTDVIGKNVHLSEIKELRDFAIKEKIDLTIVGPEAPLVAGIKDEFKKHDLKVFGPTQKVASLEGSKAFSKKFMQTYDIKTAKAVVFDSYNEAIEYVKTQQYPLVVKASGLAGGKGVVICDTLEEAEATIHDFMIRRIYGDAGIRLVIEEYLQGFEASIIAFSNGDKLFPCVAAKDYKKAGNGDTGPNTGGMGSIAPSPEFTQEHYADFEKNILEPTIKGLKAEGFGFKGIIFFGLMVTKNGAYLLEYNMRFGDPETQVLMALMENNLLDVIQDCMDGKDIQLKFKDEKAVCLVMCSGGYPRNIETGFEITGEDKLKHSKLLYAGAISKGDKVVSNGGRVLNIVATGATFEDARKKVYEDASHVHFDYGFYRDDIGKF
- the guaA gene encoding glutamine-hydrolyzing GMP synthase, yielding MYQLSTMNNGIIILDFGSQYNQLIGRRIREMGVYSEILPYNTPLQDILAKQPKGIILSGGPSSVNAENAHLVEKALYEQGVPVLGICYGMQMTAHLLGGKVNKGEKGEYGKANLEIVKESSLLKGVTQNSVVWMSHFDEVGELPAGFELNAKSGVIASISNEESKIYCVQFHPEVSHTEEGGKMLENFVFGICNSEKNWKLTNYIEKTVEEIREKVGDNKVILGLSGGVDSSVAAVLIHKAIGDQLTCIFVDTGLLRKDEGKKVMDQYGEHFHMNIKMVDAQDRFLSKLAGVDDPEAKRKIIGNEFIHVFDEESHKIEGAKFLAQGTIYPDVIESQSVNGPSAVIKSHHNVGGLPEDMEFELLEPLRELFKDEVRRVGEELGIPHHMVYRHPFPGPGLGIRVLGAVDAEKVRILQEADDIFIEELYKNDLYEKVSQAFVVLLPVKSVGVMGDERTYEYTAVVRSANTIDFMTATWSRLPYEFLDTVSSRIINEVRGINRVAYDISSKPPATIEWE